DNA from Campylobacter concisus:
GGACAAGAGATGTTTAATAAAGTAGTTTTAGTTGGAAATTTAACTCGCGATGTAGAGTTAAGATATATTAATACGGGCTTAGCAGTTGGACGAAGTGCGATCGCCGTCACAAGAAAATATAGCACAAATGGCGAAAAAAGAGAAGAGATATGTTTTGTGGATATTACCTTCTTTGGGAAAAGCGCCGAGATAGCAAATCAGTATCTCACCAAGGGATCAAAACTGCTAATTGAAGGTGTCTTGAAATTTGAACAATGGACAGATCAAAATGGGCAATCTCGCTCAAAACATAGCATAAGTGTTGAGAGTATGGAGATGTTAGGCAGCAAAGATCAAAATACGCAGCAAGGTAGTAATTGGCAAAATGCACGATCGCAAAACGCTCCACAAAGAAAGGCTGAGCCACAATATAGTGATGTGCCAGACATTGATACTTCTGATAATATG
Protein-coding regions in this window:
- a CDS encoding single-stranded DNA-binding protein is translated as MFNKVVLVGNLTRDVELRYINTGLAVGRSAIAVTRKYSTNGEKREEICFVDITFFGKSAEIANQYLTKGSKLLIEGVLKFEQWTDQNGQSRSKHSISVESMEMLGSKDQNTQQGSNWQNARSQNAPQRKAEPQYSDVPDIDTSDNMEYAEKDIPF